One window from the genome of Nicotiana tomentosiformis chromosome 5, ASM39032v3, whole genome shotgun sequence encodes:
- the LOC104099024 gene encoding putative UDP-glucose flavonoid 3-O-glucosyltransferase 3 produces MKKAELVFVPAPGIGHLVPTCTFAVNLLNLDEQLCITMIIIRPQAPFDVGIDAYIQRFSSNTAPVDHRIRFIKLPQVELPPLQEFTNSMENFFSLLISSYKPLVKDAIINNKHSNTKIVGLVIDMFCSSMIDVANELGIPPYIFFTSGAGFLGFVLYLSVCHSQHGREFSLTDPDLYIPSYANLVPSNVLPTFAFNKEGYTAFMNHGARFKETKGILINTFAELEPHAVNSLASDPELPPVYTIGPQLDLAGQKGREDNKEEIMKWLEDQQPSSVLFLCFGSMGVLEVPQLQELANALEQSGVRFLWSIKMPLGSEYGKFDELLPEGFLIRTKDRGMVCGWAPQVNVLAHKATAGFVSHCGWNSTLESLWHGVPMVTWPLHGEQQINAFQMVKDLELAVELRMDYRMGKISDGGIVRADEIENAIRCIMDSENPVRKRVKKMRVKSREVLMEGGSSFVSLRRFLKTILDG; encoded by the coding sequence ATGAAGAAAGCAGAGTTGGTTTTTGTTCCTGCTCCAGGCATAGGTCACCTTGTCCCCACATGCACATTTGCAGTAAACTTGCTCAATCTTGATGAACAACTATGTATAACCATGATTATCATTAGGCCTCAGGCACCATTTGATGTAGGCATAGATGCATACATTCAAAGATTCTCCTCCAATACTGCCCCTGTTGATCATCGGATCAGattcatcaaacttcctcaagtcGAACTACCACCCTTACAAGAGTTTACAAACTCTATGGAGAATTTCTTCTCTCTTCTCATATCAAGCTATAAACCCCTCGTCAAAGATGCtattatcaacaacaaacacTCCAATACGAAAATAGTTGGCTTAGTCATCGATATGTTTTGCAGTTCAATGATTGATGTAGCAAATGAACTTGGGATTCCTCCCTATATTTTCTTCACTTCTGGTGCAGGTTTTCTTGGTTTTgtgctttacctctctgtttgTCATAGCCAACATGGGAGGGAATTTAGCCTCACAGATCCTGATTTATATATACCTTCCTATGCCAACTTGGTACCTTCAAATGTCTTACCAACGTTTGCTTTCAATAAGGAAGGTTACACAGCATTCATGAACCATGGTGCCAGGTTCAAAGAAACCAAAGGAATTCTTATCAACACATTTGCTGAACTTGAACCTCATGCTGTGAATTCATTAGCATCTGACCCTGAACTACCTCCAGTATATACAATAGGACCGCAGCTCGACCTTGCAGGTCAAAAGGGTAGGGAGGACAATAAGGAAGAAATAATGAAATGGCTAGAAGATCAGCAACCATCATCTGTGCTATTTCTGTGCTTTGGTAGCATGGGAGTTTTAGAGGTTCCACAGCTACAAGAGTTGGCAAATGCTCTTGAACAAAGCGGGGTGAGGTTCTTGTGGTCAATAAAAATGCCCCTTGGTTCTGAATATGGCAAGTTTGATGAGCTATTGCCAGAAGGATTCTTGATTAGGACTAAAGACAGGGGAATGGTGTGTGGTTGGGCACCACAAGTGAATGTTTTGGCTCACAAAGCGACTGCTGGTTTTGTATCTCATTGTGGATGGAACTCGACACTGGAGAGTTTATGGCATGGAGTTCCTATGGTGACATGGCCTCTACATGGTGAGCAGCAGATTAACGCGTTTCAGATGGTGAAGGATCTTGAGCTGGCAGTGGAACTGAGAATGGATTACAGGATGGGGAAGATCAGTGATGGAGGAATAGTGAGAGCAGACGAGATTGAGAATGCTATAAGATGCATAATGGATAGTGAAAATCCAGTGAGGAAAAGAGTGAAAAAAATGAGGGTCAAGAGCAGAGAGGTCTTAATGGAAGGTGGTTCTTCCTTTGTTTCTTTAAGACGTTTCCTTAAGACCATTCTTGATGGCTAG